ATAGGTTGAATGGGCCCAAACTGATCTAAATACATCAAACAGCATCAAACAACGCCAGATGGAAAGGGGCAGTCATGTCTGTTCAGGCATCACGGGACCTCCGCGCGGACGCCATGATGGCTGTCTCCATTCTCTTGCTGGGATCTTTTTTGTACTTCACAGGCCTGGGCTTACTGGACCGCTGGCACCTATCGGCCTCCAAGGGACAGTCACCCGGCTTCGAAGACCTGCTGGGGGCAGCCGCGGTGGCAGCAGGACTTGTGATCGTCACGTGGTGGCTTTTCGGGGCCGCGACGGCCCTGGTGGTTGCCTTGCTGGTCCGCAACGGCAGGCGGGATGCCGCAGACCGTGCAGGCAGGTTCAGCCCGGCCTTTATGCGAAGGCTCGCCGTGGCAGCATTGTCCGCGCAGTTGCTCGCCGCTCCAGTTGCGCAAGCGGCTGAACCGCCCGGCGGGCCCGCCTGGACGCCGACGCAAGAAACGGCAGTGGAAGCCTCGTGGGCTCCCACCGGCCAAACACTGCCGGCACCAAGTGCAGACCCGCCCTCCGAGCAAGCATCCGCTCCTGTGGCACCGCAGCTCCGACCGTTACTGCCTGCCGTCCGGCCTGACTGGCGCCCCAGCCCGCCCGTCACTGACCCCGGTCTCCTGGCAGCCCGGCCAGCCAGGGCCACCCATGGCACTCCGCCAGCCAGTCCGGAGGTCGCGGTGCTGGCCGGGGACACGCTGTGGGACATTGCTGCGCACCAGCTGGGACCAACCGCCTCGGATGTCGACATCGCCCTGCACTGGCCCCGCTGGTATGAAGCAAACAAAGCCCAGATAGGCGAAAACCCGCACGTCCTGCTGCCCGGGCAGATCCTGAAGGCGCCATCCACGGCATAAGAGATGTTCCAAGACCATTAGCAAACACTCACCTAGGGGAATCACATGAACGCAGTTACGCCCATTCGATCCGCCCGATCACATGGGGGCACGTCGGCAGCACTCCCCGGCCTTCCCCTTCGTTCCGCCACTACCCCAAGCCAACCTTTGCGGGCAGTGGATAACGATGCCGAAGTCCTCGCCATCGCACGTACTACTGTGCAGGCGGCCATGGAGGTACTGGCCGGGATCAGGCCGATCCATCAGCTGGCCCGGCGTCTTGATCCGCGTTGCCTGGCTTTGCTGGAGCACCGGGCCACCTTGATCCGGCGTGAACTGGCCCGCTCGACGTCCCCTACCCTGGCGCGGCTGCACAGGAATTCCGTGGTCCGTTCGGTCCGTTCCTGTGAGGTTGCGCCCGGCGTCTACGAGGCCTGTGCGGTGGTCATCGATGACGTCCGTGCCCGCGCTGTGGCGATCCGCCTGGAACGGGGCAAACAGGCCTGGCGGGTGACCGAGCTCGTGGTCGGCTGAGATCGCATACGGGTGGAAACACGAAGTGCCCGGAGCAGATGCTCCGGGCACTTCCCGTCTATTCGCCGCCGCTAGCGGCCCGCTGCCTCTAGCGGCGCTTCTTCTTTGTCTGACGCTTGGGGGCATCCTGCGTTGCCGCCTTGGCAGGGTTGCCGGACCGCGACGAGGAGCGTGCTTCAACCCGGGTTTCGGAAGCACCCGTCTCGCCGGGCGCCGTGTACTGGAGCTGCGCCGGCTTCTCCGGGGCCTCCAGGCCAGCGGCGTGGATCTGCGGTTCGACGTGCTCGGTGTGGCCGCCGGCCGCATCGGCCACCACAACATCCTGCGCGGGGGTGACCTCAACTTCCAGGTTGTACAGGAAGCCGACGCTCTCTTCGCGGATTGCTTCCATCATGGCTTGGAACATGGTGAAGCCCTCGCGCTGGTATTCCACGAGCGGGTCGCGCTGGGCCATGGCACGCAGGCCGATGCCTTCCTTGAGGTAGTCCATCTCGTAGAGGTGTTCCTGCCACTTGCGCCCAATGACCGAAAGCACCACGCGGCGTTCAAGTTCGCGCATGCTCTCCGAACCGATGGCCTCTTCGCGGGCCTGGTAGACCAGCCGCGCGTCCGAGAGCAGTTCCTCCTTGAGCATCTCAACGGTGAGCCGGGATTTGCCGCCGGCTTCCTCGATGATTTCCTCCGGTGTGACGCTCACCGGGTACAGCGTCTTCAGGTTGGTCCAAAGCTGCGCGAAGTCCCAGTCGTCACCGTTGCCCTCAGCGGTGGCCGAATCAATCAACGCCGTGATGGTGTCCTCGATGAAGAACTGCACTTTCTCGTGCAGATCGTCACCTTCCAGAATCCTGCGCCGGTCACCGTAGATCGCTTCGCGCTGGCGATTGAGCACGTCGTCATACTTGAGCACGTTCTTGCGCTGCTCGGCGTTGCGTCCTTCCACCTGGCCCTGCGCGGACGCGATGGCCCGTGAAACGAGCTTCGACTCCAATGCCACGTCGTCCGGCACGGAGCTGTTCATCAGGCGTTCGGCGGCACCCGAGTTGAAGAGCCGCATCAGGTCGTCGGTCAGCGAAAGGTAG
The window above is part of the Pseudarthrobacter sp. IC2-21 genome. Proteins encoded here:
- a CDS encoding Rv3235 family protein, translated to MDNDAEVLAIARTTVQAAMEVLAGIRPIHQLARRLDPRCLALLEHRATLIRRELARSTSPTLARLHRNSVVRSVRSCEVAPGVYEACAVVIDDVRARAVAIRLERGKQAWRVTELVVG